One window of the Niallia circulans genome contains the following:
- a CDS encoding ABC transporter substrate-binding protein has translation MKMKKKVPFLLVLMYLIGTVLAGCSLKGNSTADNSSKEGVTTLLMYQIGDKPENFDVLMENVNKKTEKEIGVRVNLQYIGWGDYEKKMSVIVSSGENYDIAYANNYVTNAQKGAYADLTELLPKYAKEAYDMLDPAYIEGNTVNGKLYAFPVNGNVYAQTMFSFNKQYIDKYNLDISDVKGYKDLEPLLKVIKENEKDVMPFSVGQGFRVLPNMDFVLGNGMPFAVDLNGDTAKIINQYENDQMQENLRIMHEYYNKGYIAKDAATSNTEYPLNSGTWFVRQETQGPYDYGDTLLSTVAEQPIVSMPITDPIKSTAQAQMANFVVSSNSKNKEKAVEFLGLLNSDPELLNGLIYGEEGKAWEKTGENKVKLLDGYKSNNHMAAWNTGNNKIVYVQDSITDEQIKERDENIANATSSPILGFTFNTDSVKTEITNISNVMSQYLDGLNTGTLDPDKAIPELNEKLEGAGYEKVREEMQKQFDAFQASKN, from the coding sequence ATGAAAATGAAGAAAAAAGTTCCTTTTTTGCTTGTATTGATGTATTTGATTGGCACTGTGTTAGCTGGGTGTAGTTTAAAAGGAAATTCAACAGCGGATAACAGTTCTAAAGAAGGTGTAACCACCTTATTAATGTATCAAATTGGCGATAAACCGGAAAATTTTGATGTGTTAATGGAGAATGTTAACAAGAAAACGGAAAAGGAGATTGGCGTTCGTGTTAATTTACAGTATATTGGCTGGGGAGATTATGAGAAAAAAATGTCTGTTATCGTATCTTCTGGTGAAAATTATGATATTGCCTATGCCAATAACTATGTAACAAATGCGCAAAAAGGTGCTTATGCAGATTTAACGGAATTACTTCCAAAATATGCGAAAGAAGCCTATGACATGCTGGATCCAGCTTATATTGAAGGGAATACAGTGAATGGAAAGCTTTATGCGTTCCCGGTAAATGGTAATGTGTACGCACAGACGATGTTTTCATTTAATAAGCAATATATTGATAAATATAATTTAGATATTTCTGATGTGAAAGGATACAAAGATCTTGAGCCGCTTTTGAAAGTGATAAAAGAAAACGAAAAAGACGTCATGCCATTTTCGGTTGGGCAAGGATTCCGCGTTCTCCCTAATATGGATTTTGTCTTAGGAAATGGCATGCCTTTTGCAGTGGATTTAAATGGAGATACCGCCAAAATTATTAATCAGTATGAAAATGATCAAATGCAAGAAAACTTGCGAATCATGCATGAATACTACAATAAAGGATATATTGCTAAAGATGCAGCAACAAGCAATACGGAATACCCATTAAATAGTGGTACATGGTTTGTTCGCCAAGAGACACAGGGACCGTATGACTATGGTGATACCCTTTTATCAACAGTGGCAGAGCAGCCAATAGTTTCCATGCCGATTACAGATCCAATTAAGTCTACAGCACAAGCGCAAATGGCAAACTTTGTTGTTTCTAGTAACTCCAAGAATAAAGAAAAAGCAGTAGAGTTCTTAGGTCTTCTAAATTCTGATCCAGAACTATTAAATGGGCTTATTTATGGGGAAGAGGGGAAGGCATGGGAAAAGACCGGAGAAAACAAAGTAAAATTATTAGATGGCTATAAGTCAAATAACCATATGGCAGCCTGGAATACAGGCAATAATAAAATTGTTTATGTTCAAGATTCTATTACTGATGAACAGATCAAAGAGCGAGATGAAAATATTGCCAATGCTACAAGCTCTCCAATTCTAGGCTTCACCTTTAATACAGATTCTGTGAAAACAGAAATCACCAATATTTCGAATGTAATGAGTCAATACCTTGATGGATTAAACACAGGAACTTTAGATCCAGATAAAGCAATCCCTGAATTAAATGAGAAATTAGAAGGTGCGGGGTATGAAAAAGTCCGCGAAGAAATGCAAAAGCAATTTGATGCATTTCAAGCCTCTAAAAACTAA
- a CDS encoding ABC transporter permease, with the protein MAMLRNLWRNKAFLLMALPGTIWLILFFYIPVFGNVVAFKNFHYSSGGFFQSLRESPWVGFDNFKFLFSSNNAYLITRNTVLYNVAFIVLGLIFAVFLAIVLSELRSKRMIKIYQTSMLFPYFLSWVIISYFVFAFLSPDKGLMNSILTLFGGEEINWYNEQKYWPFILIVLGIWKGVGYNSVIYFASIMGINSDYYEAAMVDGASKWQQIKNITIPQLVPLISILSILSVGNIFRADFGLFYQIPRNSGALYEVTSVLDTYIYNGLTSTGDIGMTAAAGLYQSVVGCILVVLANFIVRKFDEESALF; encoded by the coding sequence CATGTTACGAAATTTGTGGAGAAATAAGGCCTTTTTGTTAATGGCATTGCCTGGAACTATATGGCTTATTCTATTTTTCTATATTCCGGTATTCGGGAATGTTGTAGCATTTAAAAATTTCCACTATTCAAGTGGCGGATTTTTTCAAAGCTTGCGGGAAAGTCCATGGGTTGGGTTTGATAATTTTAAGTTTTTATTTTCTTCCAATAATGCTTACTTGATTACAAGAAATACTGTTTTATATAATGTTGCGTTTATTGTGTTAGGGTTGATTTTTGCTGTTTTCTTGGCAATAGTACTCAGTGAACTGCGTTCTAAAAGAATGATTAAGATTTATCAAACTTCGATGCTATTTCCGTATTTTTTATCATGGGTTATTATCAGTTATTTTGTCTTTGCATTTTTAAGTCCAGATAAAGGTCTAATGAATAGTATCCTTACTCTTTTTGGTGGAGAAGAAATTAATTGGTATAACGAGCAAAAATATTGGCCATTTATTTTAATCGTCTTAGGAATATGGAAGGGTGTCGGCTATAATAGTGTCATTTATTTTGCGAGTATAATGGGAATCAACTCGGATTATTATGAAGCTGCGATGGTTGATGGGGCATCGAAATGGCAGCAGATAAAAAATATCACGATTCCGCAGCTAGTACCTTTAATATCTATTCTATCTATTTTATCCGTCGGCAATATCTTTAGAGCTGATTTTGGATTATTCTATCAAATCCCGAGAAACTCAGGTGCTTTATATGAAGTAACAAGTGTCTTAGATACTTATATCTATAACGGACTAACAAGTACAGGTGATATTGGGATGACAGCAGCTGCAGGTCTTTATCAATCAGTTGTCGGCTGTATTTTAGTAGTTCTGGCTAACTTCATTGTTCGCAAATTTGATGAAGAATCTGCATTGTTTTGA
- a CDS encoding carbohydrate ABC transporter permease: MKKKKIEHVRVRTFNRKTNIFFNIMVGLFAFSCIFPFLFVIIISFTSETALITNGYALWPSEWSIQGYTYLADLKTQIIQSLFITVFVTVVGTFINVAFTSTYAYAISRPNFRFKRFFTIFALITMLFSPGMVPSYIVMTNMLQLKDTVWALILPMALSPFNIIVMRTFFRRQVPESIIESSRIDGASEMRIFTQIVLPLAVPGIATISLFAALGYWNDWFNALLYIQSDNLIPLQYLLMKIQSNIDFMTQNAGLSGNLSGGLAAIPKEATRMAMVVISTLPIACSYPFFQRYFVSGLTIGGVKE; this comes from the coding sequence GTGAAAAAGAAAAAAATAGAGCATGTTCGAGTCCGAACCTTTAATCGAAAAACAAATATCTTTTTTAATATCATGGTAGGCTTGTTTGCCTTCTCTTGTATTTTCCCCTTCTTATTCGTAATTATTATATCGTTTACAAGTGAAACAGCCTTGATAACGAATGGATATGCATTGTGGCCAAGTGAGTGGAGTATTCAAGGGTACACATATTTAGCTGATTTAAAAACGCAAATTATTCAATCCTTGTTTATTACCGTATTTGTTACAGTTGTCGGAACCTTTATCAATGTTGCATTCACATCAACCTATGCATATGCCATCTCTCGGCCAAATTTTCGTTTTAAGCGATTTTTCACCATTTTTGCCTTAATTACGATGCTATTTAGTCCTGGAATGGTACCAAGCTATATTGTGATGACGAATATGCTACAGTTAAAAGATACCGTGTGGGCCCTTATTCTTCCTATGGCTTTAAGTCCGTTTAACATCATCGTGATGCGAACATTCTTTAGAAGACAGGTGCCAGAATCGATTATTGAATCTTCCCGTATTGATGGGGCAAGTGAAATGAGGATCTTTACACAAATTGTTTTACCATTAGCGGTGCCAGGAATTGCAACAATAAGCCTGTTTGCCGCACTAGGATATTGGAATGATTGGTTTAATGCACTGCTATACATTCAAAGTGATAATCTAATTCCACTGCAATACTTATTGATGAAAATCCAAAGCAATATTGATTTTATGACCCAAAATGCGGGCTTAAGTGGAAACTTATCTGGTGGCCTTGCCGCTATTCCAAAAGAGGCTACGCGAATGGCGATGGTTGTGATCTCTACCTTACCGATTGCGTGCAGCTATCCATTTTTTCAACGTTATTTTGTTAGCGGTTTAACAATTGGCGGGGTAAAAGAGTAA